A genomic stretch from Telmatocola sphagniphila includes:
- a CDS encoding dTDP-4-dehydrorhamnose 3,5-epimerase family protein, giving the protein MQFTDGEIKDIVWKKLTHFKDHRGWLCELFRHDDIPTEFHPVMAYISMTEPGISRGPHEHIDQADYFCFYGPSNFKVYLWDARKDSPTYGKRDVRVVGADNPFALIVPKGVVHAYKNVGNVQGLVFNAANRLYKGWGRKEAVDEIRHEEAAGSPYQLD; this is encoded by the coding sequence ATGCAATTTACCGATGGCGAGATCAAAGACATCGTCTGGAAGAAACTGACCCATTTCAAGGACCATCGAGGCTGGTTGTGCGAACTGTTCCGCCACGATGACATTCCCACGGAATTTCATCCGGTCATGGCCTATATCTCCATGACGGAACCGGGTATCAGCCGTGGGCCGCACGAGCATATCGACCAGGCGGACTATTTTTGCTTCTATGGGCCTTCAAATTTCAAAGTCTACCTTTGGGATGCCCGCAAAGATTCTCCCACTTACGGAAAGCGCGACGTTCGCGTAGTCGGCGCAGATAACCCGTTCGCGCTCATAGTGCCCAAGGGTGTGGTGCACGCCTACAAAAACGTTGGGAACGTCCAGGGTCTGGTCTTCAATGCCGCCAACCGGCTGTATAAAGGCTGGGGTCGCAAGGAAGCGGTGGACGAGATTCGCCACGAGGAAGCTGCCGGTAGCCCCTACCAGCTAGATTGA